One window from the genome of Malus domestica chromosome 01, GDT2T_hap1 encodes:
- the LOC103445687 gene encoding uncharacterized protein — MVHKTLMNNYFNFNSVYTEEDFKCHFRMRHHVFEHLLYDVQHVNPYFRQKMDRASRPGLSPHQKVTIALRMLAYASPANAIDDTYFVQIYKEEYPREPNQADMAQLLRKAEDRGFLGMIGLLDCLHWQWKNCPTGWYYLADGIYLKWVTFVQAIANPVDDTQMWFTLHQKAYKKDVDRVFGILQARWKIIKKPAREWSQDKLNFIVMSCIILYNMIVEDERDGYIDGESDDNLNRSRRASTKIYDGPNLPLDPRTGNISLNEYMRRYKMIRSRATD; from the exons ATGGTGCATAAGACtttgatgaacaactacttcaactTCAACTCGGTGTACACAGAAGAAGATTTCAAATGTCACTTCCGGATGAGGCATCATGTCTTCGAGCATTTACTTTATGATGTCCAACATGTTAATCCATACTTTCGACAGAAGATGGACAGAGCAAGCCGCCCTGGTTTATCACCTCATCAAAAGGTTACTATTGCACTCCGAATGTTGGCCTATGCCTCCCCAGCTAATGCGATAGATGATACATATT TTGTTCAGATTTACAAAGAAGAGTACCCCCGTGAACCAAATCAAGCAGATATGGCTCAGCTACTTCGCAAAGCTGAAGACCGTGGCTTTCTGGGCATGATAGGGTTATTAGATTGCTTGCATTGGCAGTGGAAGAACTGTCCCACCGGATG GTATTATTTGGCAGATGGCATCTACCTAAAGTGGGTGACATTTGTCCAAGCAATTGCAAACCCTGTGGATGATACCCAAATGtggtttaccttacaccaaaaGGCATACAAGAAAGATGTTGATAGAGTTttcggtattctacaagcacggtggaagatCATTAAGAAACCGGCAAGAGAGTGGAGTCAAGATAAATTGAACTTCATCGTGATGTCGTGCATCATATTatacaacatgattgtggaggatgagcgagatggctatattgatggagagtctgATGACAACCTAAATAGGTCAAGGAGGGCTAGTACGAAAATATATGATGGACCTAATTTGCCTTTGGATCCAAGAACtggtaatatctctttaaatgagTACATGAGACGCTATAAGATGATACGTTCACGTGCCACAGACTag
- the LOC103406603 gene encoding protein TRANSPARENT TESTA GLABRA 1-like isoform X1 — translation MENSTQESHLRAENSVTYESPYPLYAMAFASPQTRTRHQHHRIAVGSFIEEYSNRVDILSFDPDTLSIKPNPTLSFDHPYPPTKLMFHPNPNALHKTNDVLASSGDYLRLWEVGDSTVEPIQVLNNSKTSEFCAPLTSFDWNDIEPRRIGTSSIDTTCTIWDIEKGVVETQLIAHDKEVYDIAWGEARVFASVSADGSVRIFDLRDKEHSTIIYESPQPDTPLLRLAWNKQDLRYMATILMDSNKVVILDIRSPTMPVAELERHRGSVNAIAWAPQSCRHICSAGDDTQALIWDLPTVAGPNGIDPMSMYSAGAEINQLQWSAAQPDWISIAFSNKMQLLKV, via the coding sequence atggagaactcTACGCAAGAATCCCATCTCAGAGCGGAGAACTCGGTGACGTACGAGTCGCCGTACCCGCTGTACGCCATGGCCTTTGCCTCGCCCCAAACCCGAACCCGCCACCAGCACCACCGAATCGCCGTCGGCAGCTTTATCGAGGAGTACTCGAACCGGGTCGATATCCTTTCCTTCGACCCGGATACCCTTTCAATAAAGCCGAACCCGACCCTCTCCTTCGACCACCCTTATCCGCCCACCAAGCTCATGTTCCACCCGAACCCCAACGCCCTCCACAAAACCAACGACGTCTTAGCTTCCTCTGGCGACTACCTCCGCCTTTGGGAGGTCGGCGACTCCACCGTCGAGCCTATCCAGGTGTTAAACAACAGCAAGACCAGCGAGTTTTGCGCTCCGCTGACGTCATTCGATTGGAACGACATTGAGCCCCGGCGAATTGGGACTTCCAGCATCGACACCACCTGCACAATTTGGGACATCGAAAAGGGTGTCGTCGAGACGCAGCTGATTGCTCACGATAAAGAGGTGTACGACATCGCGTGGGGGGAAGCTAGGGTTTTTGCTTCGGTTTCGGCTGATGGGTCGGTGAGAATTTTCGATTTGAGGGACAAGGAGCACTCCACGATCATCTATGAGAGCCCTCAGCCGGATACCCCTTTGCTTCGATTGGCTTGGAACAAGCAGGATTTGAGGTACATGGCCACAATTTTGATGGACAGCAATAAAGTTGTGATCTTGGATATCCGATCGCCGACGATGCCAGTGGCGGAGCTGGAGAGGCACAGAGGTAGTGTGAATGCTATTGCTTGGGCCCCCCAGagttgtaggcacatttgctcTGCTGGGGATGACACTCAGGCGCTTATTTGGGACCTGCCCACGGTCGCTGGGCCGAATGGAATCGACCCCATGTCGATGTACTCCGCAGGTGCGGAGATTAATCAGCTGCAGTGGTCTGCTGCACAGCCTGATTGGATTTCCATTGCATTTTCTAACAAGATGCAGCTTTTGAAGGTTTGA
- the LOC103444357 gene encoding NDR1/HIN1-like protein 26, which yields MSQALTKSPKHCGNKHGLNICKLYKNLFLLFSTFGTTILSIILVVWLILRPTKPEFSLKEADIYQLNLFSSYLLNSSVQLTLLSKNPNQKVGIYYDELQVYAAYKGQQITVYTSLPPFYQGHEDSNILTASLVGIGLPVGPSFGYEMGRDQTAGRLVLNLKVIGRLRWKVGVWVSGKYRVNVDCLAVMAFGPAAPTGPLTTRQGTQCSTNV from the coding sequence ATGTCTCAAGCCCTCACAAAATCTCCTAAACACTGTGGCAACAAACACGGACTTAACATTTGCAAGCTCTACAAGAATCTTTTCTTACTATTCTCTACATTTGGCACCACAATTCTCTCCATAATACTAGTCGTTTGGCTTATCCTCCGCCCCACGAAACCTGAGTTCTCCCTCAAGGAAGCCGATATCTACCAGCTCAACCTCTTCAGCAGCTACCTCCTCAACTCCTCCGTCCAACTCACCCTActttcaaaaaaccctaatcagAAAGTCGGGATTTACTACGACGAGCTTCAAGTCTATGCTGCATACAAGGGCCAGCAAATCACTGTCTACACCTCTCTTCCTCCGTTTTACCAAGGACATGAAGACAGTAATATCTTGACAGCTTCTTTGGTGGGAATCGGTCTGCCAGTGGGTCCCTCTTTCGGTTATGAAATGGGACGTGATCAAACGGCTGGTAGACTGGTTTTGAATCTCAAAGTGATTGGACGACTTCGATGGAAGGTCGGAGTTTGGGTTTCCGGGAAGTATAGGGTCAACGTGGATTGTCTTGCTGTCATGGCTTTTGGTCCTGCTGCTCCAACTGGTCCTCTCACTACAAGGCAAGGGACTCAGTGTTCTACCAACGTCTGA
- the LOC103444367 gene encoding uncharacterized protein, translated as MSPQEVVSNNLQTLPDLLLSGLSICFLFSFSAGATLFSKTPFLHFPSNPRRLFKIPTMSLHHHHQQHRFPTPQSLSEWLKPRLLSDSLASWGVKPGTKNVHNLWLELSEGESSLADSSPPVRTVQVVTVRIIDNKSRVLVESHQELSDGSVRSRGRPLSEKMKPGEDHESAANRAVMEELGSILNSESSGIVKIVPGSYEKRVEERHSMSYPGLPACYVLHSVDAWVEGLPDGEFCTGEEHEYSDGGAMSIAHEAVYVKKHFWKWVSLE; from the coding sequence ATGTCGCCGCAAGAAGTAGTCAGCAACAACCTCCAAACGCTACCCGATCTCCTCCTGTCGGGGCTCTCCATCTGCttcctcttctccttctccgCCGGAGCTACCCTCTTCTCCAAAACCCCATTTCTCCATTTTCCTTCCAACCCTCGGCGCCTATTCAAAATCCCCACCATGtccctccaccaccaccaccagcagCACCGCTTCCCCACCCCACAGTCCCTCTCCGAGTGGCTCAAGCCTCGATTGCTCTCCGACTCTCTGGCCTCTTGGGGGGTCAAGCCCGGGACCAAGAACGTCCACAACCTCTGGCTCGAGCTCTCCGAAGGCGAAAGCTCTTTAGCCGATTCATCCCCTCCGGTTCGAACGGTTCAGGTTGTGACGGTACGGATCATCGACAATAAATCCCGGGTTTTGGTCGAATCCCACCAAGAATTATCGGATGGCAGCGTCAGGAGCCGAGGCCGGCCATTGTCAGAGAAAATGAAGCCGGGAGAGGACCACGAATCTGCGGCGAACCGGGCGGTTATGGAAGAGCTCGGTTCAATATTGAATTCGGAAAGCAGCGGAattgtgaagattgttccaggTTCTTATGAGAAGAGGGTGGAGGAGCGGCATTCGATGTCGTACCCGGGGTTGCCGGCGTGTTATGTGCTGCACTCGGTGGATGCTTGGGTGGAGGGCTTGCCGGATGGTGAGTTTTGCACCGGGGAGGAGCACGAGTATTCGGATGGCGGAGCGATGAGCATTGCTCACGAGGCTGTGTACGTCAAGAAGCATTTTTGGAAATGGGTTAGTCTTGAGTGA